A genomic window from Candidatus Methylacidiphilum fumarolicum includes:
- a CDS encoding ParB/RepB/Spo0J family partition protein, whose product MSKRSLGKGLSELINTKSLFSSVPSEELGEKISLIKVDRISPNPYQPRKVIREEELEELTQSIKEKGLLQPVIVRQQKENQFELIAGERRWRSAIRAGLETIPAIIRRASDNDLIEIALMENLQRSDLNPIEEARGYALMMEKFGLTQEVVAQRLGKSRATVANTLRLLTLSQPVQDLIEKGSLSQGHGKVLVGLTDREMQEKVAEKIVKEGWSVRKTEEFVGNYNEKKKKSLVVQKEREADFLFTNIEKELCVKFGSPVKIKGDKNSGKIEITFRSIQDLHRVLGFLGISF is encoded by the coding sequence ATGTCTAAAAGAAGCCTTGGCAAAGGTTTGAGTGAATTAATCAATACAAAATCTCTTTTTTCATCAGTTCCAAGCGAAGAGCTTGGAGAAAAAATTAGTTTGATCAAGGTAGACAGGATTTCTCCTAATCCGTATCAACCTAGAAAAGTGATTCGTGAAGAAGAATTGGAAGAACTAACCCAATCGATTAAAGAAAAGGGATTACTGCAGCCTGTAATTGTAAGACAGCAAAAAGAAAATCAATTCGAGTTGATTGCCGGAGAGAGAAGATGGAGATCGGCCATACGCGCTGGACTGGAAACTATTCCTGCGATTATCCGAAGAGCCTCTGACAACGATCTCATAGAGATTGCTTTAATGGAGAACCTACAACGGAGCGATCTGAATCCTATCGAGGAGGCAAGAGGCTATGCCCTTATGATGGAAAAATTTGGGCTGACCCAAGAGGTAGTAGCACAGAGACTTGGAAAAAGCAGGGCGACCGTTGCCAACACTTTGCGATTGTTAACTTTGTCCCAGCCTGTTCAGGATCTTATTGAAAAAGGCAGTTTAAGTCAGGGGCATGGCAAAGTCTTGGTTGGGCTTACAGATAGAGAAATGCAAGAAAAAGTGGCCGAAAAAATAGTGAAGGAGGGATGGTCGGTCAGAAAAACTGAAGAATTTGTAGGAAATTATAACGAAAAGAAAAAAAAATCACTAGTAGTCCAAAAAGAAAGAGAAGCAGATTTCCTTTTCACAAACATCGAAAAAGAGCTTTGCGTAAAATTCGGTTCTCCAGTCAAAATTAAGGGGGATAAGAATTCGGGGAAAATAGAAATTACCTTTCGGTCTATTCAAGATCTCCATCGCGTTCTTGGCTTTTTGGGAATATCTTTCTAA